The DNA window GCAGGCAATGTGGCCCCCGTGCCATAGggaaaaaagtttcttctcaGAGGCCTCgatggcagagacaacagccatagccaagaggagaAGGACCTCAGTTGTCCTGGAGTCTTTctgccttggcattgccctcagCCACgtccacctcaggctgtcctgcactttcccatgcctgtgcctgtttccctgcagcctgtagacacccagccagcttccccaccttgctctcactccAGAATCTCTCCctctttactgatgtctctctgtccttaGTGGCTGTTCTTTGAAACACAAAGGCATGGGCtcccctctgggtgacctgttgcaccacaacactacccttcaagtgacatttctttttcctagagTCCAAGCTGAGCCTctgaagctgcagtttgtggctgtttccccttctcatgctcttTCCTACTGCCAGAACAggctccaccatctctgaaaccacccttcaggCAGTCACAGCCTACTGCTATATTCCCCTTAGCTGTACCACTCCACCAGGCTAaggaagcccaggtccctcagcctctccatacaggccatgtacTTCAGGCCCCCatccccatcttggcagacctcttCCAGTtgctcccccttcctccagcactgggcagcccacactgggacacactattcTAGAAGTGGCCACACCactgctgagtcgagggggataagaactgcCCTTGCCTGGTTGGCCAGACTCTTCCTAAAGCAgccctgtatgcagctggcctcatttgtggtgagcatgcaccactggctcatatggcatccctcataaTGTCCAGGGGGTCACTCCTCTGACAGCCACAGCCCGTCATGATGCATGAGTTATTCTGTCCCCGATGCAGGACCTACcacttctccttgtacaatgtcatgagGTTTTTGTTGGCCAAAAccccaagcttctcaaggtccctccgGACTGAaactcctttgtgtcagctgttaatgtgtgtgtaCAGATGGCTTATCCTGTCTTGTGGTGCCTCTGACAGGGTAACAgcatgaggaactgcaggacactacagatgactgaaaaaaaggaagcaccAGTTTAGTGGAACTGCTGTCCAAAGCAAGAATGTgcagagctcctgggcccttcagagctgccttccctgggatcctccaccagtcccctgaacaggcccaagtctgcttctctgaagtccagggtctgcgcTCTGCTActatgcttcctctctccattcaggatctggaactctactttttcatggtcactgtaggcAAGGCAGacactgcctatcccatccctgatcagttcctccctgtttcaaatttccagatacaagagaGCATCACAAATATTGCCTGTTGTgcagctgtgctaagaagttgtccctgatgccctccagaaacctcctggtctgcttgcactctgctgtttgcccttccagtgaatgtcaGGGGGATTAAAGTCCCCCTGATAAGAAAAAGGGCCTGCGATCCACAGACTTGctcacattgcttaaaggagactgcatccacctcctcaccctGACTGGGTGGTCTGTAATTCCCATTGCAATGTCACCTTTGTCACACAGAAGCTCTTACCCAAGCCCTTGCCTTGATGTgtgaagagctccacacatctgagctgcccttTCACCCAAAGGGCATCCCCCTTCCTCATCTTCCCCGTTGgactctcctgaagagcttgtaccctacCATTGGGGCTCTCCTATTGtgcaagtgatcccaccacatctcagttattctaGCAATGTTTCAGTCAGATTAGTCATGGTGAAACTTGTTACCAAGGGCCAAAGACACTGTATGTGCGATGGCCCCACTTctgagcagagacatgctggcagtGGCAAGGTAAtagtgaaaggaggttcccactaagagggaaaaccctgcagtgcccaaggccaggaagaaacagagctgggttgtgcaggaatggcaggagaggggtttgctgcctgagctgactccgcagcaccttggggcctgtgacagaggtgaactgatctccaggaaggacaaaataccactgaagaagtccctgggcctgggcagcctgtgatttggcactctgaggtcatcattagcacagtgcctgttcataacatccagggatgagaagaggttcagagggaggagagcaagaagggtttgacagtgcagagactagagtggagacttTGGTGTGCTCTGCCTCCCATTTACACAGCACACTTGCATGTGGACAGTACAGAGTGTGCCTAAGGGCAGAGGgaggattcatttgtttgggcacaggtaggaaacccgagatggcctggggcacttgcccagcaccactccaaaaagCCATGGCTTTCCTGTGGTTCCCATTGtgtatctgctagaaaaatgcagttgtgctggacaccccaggcatccgacatagCCCTGACAGCcaatttctatgtcattaaatccagggtctgcactgaattacattagggTTTTACACTGCAGGGATCGTGTCTCAACTTCACAGTGAGTGGTGCTCTAGCAGTattaggcatctggggtcatttgagatggccaaggaaattccccatctggtGCTCTAGGAGGATCTTGCTCATAGTTGctctatcagagcaagcagatGCTGGCatatgtcttggaccacctctgtctcttcagatgTCCCCAGgtgcttgtttatgggcaactgactcccaccctccatctccagtgattccaatgggagcttagacaaggagctcgcatgcagacacctctgttgtgctcacttcagcttgggcaaggggaatcccacctccggtgtgcttgtggagttcacaggagtttgctgaatcccattCCAGCCCCGAGGCTTCTGAGCTGGCATAAGATGCCTAGACTGACTCATCTggatcaatacctgaaccatgtctcactgagctcccttcttgtccccatctaggtgtcttGCCttgttaagagatgggaatagggccttccagagtgagacatttccacctctcacagataaccatcctctgatgagacaaattgcaatgctggaatgggtttctgtcctctgtttagAGAGGCACCATAGGCGAATATTTTGGCATGGGTTTTTTCTGCCGCATCATGCACACCTTGCCACCTTtccttgcacatcttcagcaggTTTCTATTGTCCAAacccctgagctcctctgcccttcagagctgcctccctttgctCATCctatggaagagctccatacagctgagcttccccttcacacaaagggcatcctccctcctcaccttccctcctggtctctcctgaagaacttgtagCCATCAGTTGCAGCTCTGTCATCATGCAAGCTGTCCCTCCATGTCTCAGCAGCTACTCCAACAATGCCACACTTCTGTGACAGCACacagagctccagctcctcttgcCTGTTCCCCAGCCTGAGGGCATTTGCACACAttggagctgcagcacctcagctgtggcaccaggcccCAGTGCAGCCTTACGATGGGGAAACCTGTTACTGAGTGCCCAGGACGTCACATATGCAAAGACTTTGCTTCATAGCAGAGATATGCTGGAGTGGATGGCACATGGCAATGGGATGCTGAAATaaggtgctgatgaagagaaCAAACCCTGTGGTCCCCAAAGCCAGAGAGAAGccagctgggccatgcagccctgGTAGGAGAGGGGTTTGCAGCCCCAGGTGATGCCaaagcactttggggcctgtgacagaggtgaggAGGATGTCCAAGAAAGACAAGCTGCTGCTAAAAAGGTCCCTGGAGTAGGATAGACTTTGGTCTAGCCATGCTGTGGACATCACTAGCATGTTTGCTGTTCCTGTCATCGGTGGGAGAGAaggttcaggaaaaggagaaCCATCAGGGTTTGAAAGCATAGGCACATGAGTGGAGACTCTGGTGTGATGGGCCTTCCAGTCCTGCAGCACTTTGGATGTAGCTGGGATGGACCTTCCCTCCATGCCATGGTGGTGGTGTTCAGTTGCTGGCAGGCAGACCCCAAACCCCTTTGAGAGACCCTGTGGTGTCTGCCCCGTACCCACTCCACCAGCACATGGCtttcctggaggtcctgtgtGGTATGTGCCAGCCACATGCAGTTGTCTTGACACCTCAGGCACCTGGCACAGCACTAGAGgccttttttattcctttaaaatgaGAGCCCTGAATTAACTGAAGTGTCTGCAATGCCAAGATGTGCATATGTCTTAGCTCTGCAGGGACTTGAGTTGTAGCATATACAGTTGACAGAGCCTAGAGAGCAGCCAGGCTCTCCTTATGGTGAACTCCTCCTTTTGGTCAGCTGAAAAGCTCTGTGGGTGCCGTGGAAATGCATGGCTAAGGACAGTTCAGGTGTCAAAAAATTTGGTGTAGTTTCAGGTGGCCAAGCGAACCTGCCCCACCACCCGTCTGGCCCACAGCTGATGCTCAGGCAGGATGTGGGTCTCTCAGAATTGCTCCATCAGAGGTGGCAGACACATACAAATGACTTGGACCAAGCCTGGAACCTCAGCTGTCACCAGGGGGTTGGGTGCGAGCTGCTGACTCCCTGCTCCATTCCTATGGCTTCTCGTGGGAGCTCAGGCAAGGGGCTTGCATGCAGGCCCCTCGTCTGTGCACACCTGAACTGAGGCAAGAGGAAGTCTACCTCCTATGGGTTTGTGGCATGCCTGGGAGAGAGCTGAATCCCCATCTGCCCAAGGCTTTCTAAGCTGAGATTAAAGGCCTGCATTTCctcctctgaatcactgccctacGCAGGGGAAAGGAAGCCCTCCCTGTCACTGTCTAGGTCTCCTGCCTAGTAATGGTGCAGGAATAGGGCTTGACAGAGGGGAACATTTCCACCCCTCTCCACCTCtgtcctctgacaggataaagcacattgctgaaatcagtctctctccataATCCAGAGAGGGACTGTAGGTGGTTAGCACACTTCCAAGAGCATTTCCCAGAAGGGACCATGCTGCccctcaggagctgtcagccttGGAGCCCCAGGAAAATGTTGAGGGATccaggggagaggcagagagagtcACATTTTTGTCTGgtcctctgctcctgagtggggccaggcttcacagacagagggagctcatggcaacctggcagcactgcccagagacagctgtgtgcaggagcagctcctctgccaagagcagcagggctgcgggcactgcctgctgctgctgacatgaggtgagagaaggcagagagaagtgcaaggcagtgtggagtgggaggacagaggagagctcactgtgggaggaatcttcacagctctttgcatggtaagtctctggctgcagagtgatactactgaggttcctggaggggtcttctgaacccagcccatccctTGACTGATAGGCTTTCTAAGGATCGCTCCTTTGGCTTCTCCTGTGCAGGgaagggggagatgcttcagagcagggattccctgccacaccgtcacagggacagggcatgctgctcccttttctcaggcatggctgcaggggtgtgaagccagggtgtgcacccaggtctacacagggctgtaattcagagcagtgccctgcgccccagggtgctgcgtacccggggcagtgactctgctgcctgtgagcgtcagcactcagcctgcccggggagctcagcactcagcctgcccagggagctccccacggcgcTGTGGGGACAAGCTCTGGGTGAGAAGGGTGACCCCTGGCAGGGcgggttcattctcctgctgagatggtgctgcatgggtcagggctgctcacagctccagctcaccatgaggacattttGAGAGTGGAGTTTTCAAGAGGACTTGTCTCTGCATGGTGGGAATGGCAATGCAACAGTCAGGTTTAAACAAGCCTTTTCACCATACCAAAGGATAAATAGGTTTGTGAGGAATCTCAGCAAGTGCTTACACCACCCCTCACCTACAGtcagcaccaacatcaccttgccagtctcaTCAGAGATTCTCTGATCTGCTCTTTAACACCTGGAAATAGGGAACTGCTGCTGGGCAGTTTCCTGCCACTTGGAGGTTTCCATAGGGCTGAACTGAGTGCCCAGCaagtgggatggggtctgtgtggggacagaggaagagCTCCCAGAAAAGACATCTCCAAGCAGTAGAGAGATGGTCAAAGAGCGAAAGGAAACTGCTGCCAGAAACCTCATGTGAGGCTGGGATGCAGGAAATTCTCTGCCAGCCCCTGGAGTGCAGATGGTTTCCCCTCAGCAAGcccccttcacctttcctctgccacccagcagagccctctgccctcaaggccatgggatATTGGACAGGAATTGCCTTTCTGGCAGCCAGAGCCCcagaagaggagaggagcagctctcctggcaTGTGCCCATTTCCTGAAAcatgacaaaggggctgagagcagcTGCCCTGCATTGTGTCCCCtggggaggtggtgtgcacagctgggttagGGGAAGACCTTCCTCAGTGTCCGTATGTCTTTCTCCCTTTGCCACCCCAGGCAGAAGCATCAAGGTGGTgttccttgcttctctcccaggctgggctgctgTTGTTCTTGCTTGTGGGCTTTCTGGGGATGAAATTTACAGCTACAGAGTCTGACACAGACCctgtggttcctgctgcagagttgtCCCCAATCGCAAGCTCCtacagctcttctgtaggacatgtgtgatagctgaatatcccatgcagaagccacagaggtgctaagaaaatggaaatgctgctgggggtggctgtatGTGGGCAGCTGAAATAAGCACTGTGTATCTTTGGCTAGAAACTGAGTGTTGAGTTCTCTCTCCGCACCAGAGCCATGTCACAGAGTCCTTCTTCTGATCATCGGAGCCATGTGCTACGTCACACCCTCTCTATCACTCTCAGAAcatctgagctgagaaagggaggtgggtttGGAGATCAGTGCTTTCCaagtggacaccactgtcagcacaggCCAGTTTCCTTTAAGGATAGCTTCTGGTTGAGATTATCCTCTAACTGAGAGAAGTGCATGCCCAAGGCATCTGGGAATGGGACTGATGTGGAGACCAGTGTGCtggctctgtcctagggcacagggagagcttttgcttctcaggcctcactagtcttcacactgagagcaggggacAGGGTGCATATTCCTACCCTGCAGAgcagacaaacaaacaagccccccaagagtgaagctgttgcttttgtggtCAAAATGCCTCAGAACTGGAGGTGAAGAACTTAAACTGCCCTTCTGCATTCTAGCAGGGCTGacccctctggagcccatgggcagaggatCCTGCTCTTCATGGCAGACTCAGCCAGCATGAACTGGagctccaggcagggagctgAAGGAAGGTCCTGCTGAGAAGGAGTAAAgcaatgcatgtgtgtgtgtgtctgtgtctgtgtgtgtgtctgtgtctgtgttcGGGGTGTCTGTGAGAGCGGGAAAGAGTTTTGAACAGagaagtctctcctgacttgtcactgtcttttcctcctttaacAGTCCCATGTGCCTggagggagcaaaatgtccaacagcagctccctcaacgagttcctcctcctggcatttgcgaacacgcgggagctgcagctcttgcacttcttgctcttcctgggcatctacctggctgccctcctgggcaacggcctcatcatcacagccgtagcctgcgaccaccgcctccacacccccatgtacttcttcctcctcaacctctcccttcTCGACatcggctccatctccaccactgtccccaaatccatagccaattccctgtggaacaccagggccatttcctacttgggatgtgttGCCCAGATATTTTTCgttgtctttttcattttggctgagtattctcttctcactgtcatggcttATGACCGCTATgctgccatctgcaaacccctgcactacatgacgatcatggacagcagagcttgtgtcaaaatggcagcagctgcctggggcagtggttttctctatgctctcctgcacactgctaacacgttttccataccactctgccaaggcaacacagtggaccagttcttctgtgagattccccagctgctcaagctctcctgctcagactcctacctctgGGAagctgggcttattgtggttactgcctgtttagACTtcgtgtgtttcattttcattgtgctgtcctacatgcagatcttcactgctgtgctgaggatcccctctgagcagggctggcacaaagccttttccatgtgcctccctcacctggccgtggtctccctatttgtcagcacctcatttttggcctacctgaagcccccctccttctcctcctcagctctggatctggtggtggctgttctgtatgcggtggtgcctccagcagtgaaccccatCATCTACtgcttgaggaacaaggagctcaaggatgccctgaggaaactggttcaaagGGTCCAAAGTCACcaccaataaccatcccatgtgcatcGTCTCATCATTCCCAGGGCatctggcatcaaggctctgtgttgttcatttctgtttttttcttacttttctctggtACATTCTTgtaaaaagtaagggaaaaaaaaagttttggcttGTGCCACTTATCTCTCATCTGAATCTGACAGAGACTGTGTTGAAGCAgcaagccaggcttcccccttcatcagcagagactgGGGAACCTCAGCAccgctagtctgagctccctcggatgccctcagggcaatgaggagagtttccctttgcagtgtctctttcggcactgacaccaagggaacTCGGGGACACAGAATCAGGCTCAGATGAGTGCAGGCGGTGTGAGACCACAGATCCGATGTCCATTagaagagctcagctcccctgggtACAGTCAgtgtgtgatctcacacccctctcctgcaagggtggcagccagctgtcaccgtgggctggtcccttccctcttcAGTCCTGCAATACTCACAGCAGAGTGGTAGTGGAGGGGAAGAGAGTCTTgatgcagcctgtggggacagaccctctgctcctcaagaccatccccccactgccacagcaggcatgtCCTCACTGAAGCCTTtaagtgggggctgcagctttcctggagattcgtccaccaagagcagcaggactttctcttttcagggctgcGCTTCTCACTTCCGCACAgttctgctgtgctctcatgtgtgtatatggcctgaGTGCCCTTGTAACGTGGTGGTGGCAGGGTCGTGTTTCCAAGCGCATGTGTCCTGTGAACACAGGCAgcaccaggccctgggcacccttatgccagacctggcctccagaataacatttccataataaaaggggatctctcCTGTGAcctgcctgaagtctggcctttcttcagacgatggagtcaaaaatacacccaagggattgcaccacaaaaggaCCTGTTCTTCTTGTCAACCTCACCGGCTGCACATATTGAGGTCAGAGtacctgggtgatctgttagggactgacaGCTGGATTCAAGGCTCATCTGTCTGTGAtcagtggagatggtgaatgatCTCTGAATCACCTGCCcttggctgtcccacaggtgacagtgctgataaCAGATACCCAACCTTCTGGAAGGGAGTCTCCAGGAGATCCccaagagagctcaggggatctccagggacagtgtgtgcctggggtgggcagtgagtggagcctacaaaatgagggatggtccatggtgcagtaagcagaaggtagagcactaaatccagggatgcagGGGGAAACGCCGGCTCTGCAATCCCCagggaggcagtggggacccaggagtcccagggaaggggcactggagggtgattcctgcaccctcagtgaaacaccacaggctggagctagtacccccaccccaccccccaaaaaaacacatctcctgccattgcaaacccCTTGGGGTcactgagcaccatccatgagcacagacctGTGCCAGCAATATCActggtccctgcccagctgagtCTGCTTCCCACAccgaccagcacagccagtatggaataaccccgtagcctcacagcctgctcgctctgcagagcagcaccaccagcctgagGCCCTGCGGgaagcacagggcaggggtgcaggaaaagccagaccagcatggacacactgacctggggaaaggctctctgggggaGCAGAGATGcgccaggagaggagcagggcagcattcagagataggaaatgagaaggagaaacaggtttctatgtgcaccagcttggggcaggcggctctgtccccagggcagcaggagttgccggaggggctgcagggccagggctctcatgctgtgctggggagcaggGTGGGCATGGAGGCCTAGGTCCAACCGTGATGAGGAAGGCCGTAGAAGTGATCTCCTGGCACTCATCCTTGATGCTGAGGGCCAGGACCAGGTGCCAGAAGATCTTGGCGTGTTTGTCTAGGGGAATGTCCTGCGTCTGTCTGGCAGAGGGAGAGGCACTATGGGGGCTGAGTAGGGTGAGCACACTGTGCGGGGACTCCATGGGGTCCCCCCCCAGCCATGGTACAACCCAGCTGTCAGCCCTGTTCCAGCTGTGGTATGTCACAGCTGTCACCCCTGTCCCTGGCTGTGGTATGGCCTGGCTGTCACCCCCCCATCATTGGCCATGGTATATCCCAGCTGTCACCCCCCCCATCCCCGGCTGTGGTACCTCCCAGATGTCACCCCCCATCCCTGGCCATGGTACAGCCTGGCTATCGCTCCCCATCCCTGGCTGTGGTACATCCCAGCTGTCAACCCCCATCCCTAGCCGTGGTACCTCCCAGCTGCCACCCACCATCCCTGGCTGTGGTACATCCCAGCTATCACCCCCCCATCCCTAGCCATGGTAAATCCCAGCTGTCACCCCCCCATGCCTGGCTGTGGTACCTCCCAGATGTAACTCCCCCATCTCTGGCCATGGTACATCCtggctgttccccccccccccattcctgGCCATGGTACAGCCTGGCAGTCACCCCCCATCCCTCGCTGTGGTACATCCCGGCTGTCACCCCCCATTCCTGGCCATGGTACATCCCGGCTCTCCCTGTCCCCTGCACTAGGGCTGGCAGAGGCCCCTCAAAtggggaaaaagcagcaaaatctgCCTTCTCCCAGCGCTCGGCCGCACGGGAGCAGCCGTGTGAGCTGTCCAGCAACAGCCCTGCAGGGAGCTCCCGGGTCAACCTCCCGTCTCACTCATCTGCGTCCCCAGGGAAGGGGGTTAGCTACAGGCAGAATTACCCCCTCCACCCTGAAGCAAAGAGGCCACAAGACAGTCACAGACAGCTGAAATGGGCGTGAAGCTGGGAGCGATTTCATCGTGTCTGAGCAAGGGCTAAACCCACCGGCCAGGGGCCGGCACGACTCAGAAGGGAGCAAACGACTTTTCCAAGCAGGGTCGTGGGGCAACGGCAGGTCCGGGGCTTGGAGACGTGTCCTTCCAGGTCTGGACAGGGTCTCTGTCCTCCACGTGTCCGTGCGCCGCCCCTCTGGTGCGATTTcccccagcttctcctctccacgCTGTTAACAccaggggtgtccctgctgacGGGTGGGTCCTCAGGCCAGCTGACCATGGGTCCAAGTCCACAACAAGCCTGTGTGGCTTACGCTCTTTTATGGAGGTAGTTAACATGTTAGAATATTTTATGCTTAGAAAAATCACATCTTTCAGCGATAATTAGAAATAGAGTTGACAGAATTTGTTTAAAGAGACAAAACTGCTTAAATCGTTCATAAAGGTTTATgcagctttccatttctttttcggCCGTGGTGCATCCAGGGTTCATTAACTCTTGAGGAGCACCCCAGAGCCTCTcctcttctgtgggctgcaccatGCTTGTCTGTGTGGCGCCTGTCACACACAtacgtacacacatgcacacacagacacaaatacatgcgcgcgcacacacacacacacacacacacaaagtaccCTGAAGCCTCCACAGCGCACGTGGCTGGTAAGGCCCAGCCCTGTCGATGGTGCTCCCAGGCAGGGGCtgtgggggctgtttgggggagGGCAGTTGTGGGGTGATGGGGGCTGTGTGCAGGGGCAGTTGCCGGGCT is part of the Dromaius novaehollandiae isolate bDroNov1 chromosome 24, bDroNov1.hap1, whole genome shotgun sequence genome and encodes:
- the LOC135323581 gene encoding olfactory receptor 14A16-like; this translates as MSNSSSLNEFLLLAFANTRELQLLHFLLFLGIYLAALLGNGLIITAVACDHRLHTPMYFFLLNLSLLDIGSISTTVPKSIANSLWNTRAISYLGCVAQIFFVVFFILAEYSLLTVMAYDRYAAICKPLHYMTIMDSRACVKMAAAAWGSGFLYALLHTANTFSIPLCQGNTVDQFFCEIPQLLKLSCSDSYLWEAGLIVVTACLDFVCFIFIVLSYMQIFTAVLRIPSEQGWHKAFSMCLPHLAVVSLFVSTSFLAYLKPPSFSSSALDLVVAVLYAVVPPAVNPIIYCLRNKELKDALRKLVQRVQSHHQ